One segment of Engraulis encrasicolus isolate BLACKSEA-1 chromosome 7, IST_EnEncr_1.0, whole genome shotgun sequence DNA contains the following:
- the LOC134452902 gene encoding uncharacterized protein LOC134452902 isoform X2 — protein MFRGKTGIDLNEWIDEAQACMSVRRLARADQAFFLYDHLEGEAREELKYRPTDRADPDRIIAVLKEVYGCSDSYVALQEAFFSRKQQEGETLQEFSLALMSLMSKVKERAPSNMTNTETLLRDQFVEYVLDGALRRELKQKVRREPASTLLEVRTEAIRWEREGLPGGARGRSLSVPSAFGIQYGVHGNPPRGPDRSQSTEVSELKELLKVQQEQLKCQQQQLQQLNEGLTLLQNSMPRSRSPRDGPLICRRCQQHGHFARDCTVPLPFSRFQPSGPTPPPAARNSSSTPHSGN, from the coding sequence ATGTTTAGGGGGAAAACTGGCATTGACTTGAACGAATGGATTGATGAGGCACAGGCCTGTATGAGCGTGAGACGTTTGGCTAGGGCCGACCAAGCCTTCTTTCTCTATGACCATCTAGAAGGGGAGGCCCGAGAGGAACTCAAATACCGTCCAACCGATCGTGCTGACCCAGACAGGATCATAGCAGTGTTGAAGGAAGTGTATGGTTGTTCAGACTCGTATGTGGCTTTGCAAGAGGCGTTCTTTTCTAGGAAGCAACAAGAAGGGGAGACTTTGCAGGAGTTTTCACTTGCCCTAATGAGCCTAATGTCGAAAGTGAAGGAACGGGCGCCTAGCAACATGACTAACACAGAAACACTATTGAGAGACCAGTTTGTAGAATATGTTCTCGATGGCGCTCTCCGGCGCGAACTGAAGCAGAAGGTGCGTCGGGAGCCTGCGTCTACCCTGTTGGAAGTGCGGACCGAAGCGATTCGTTGGGAACGGGAGGGTCTACCCGGTGGGGCACGGGGTCGTAGCCTGTCAGTCCCCTCTGCGTTTGGGATTCAGTATGGGGTCCATGGCAACCCTCCTCGCGGGCCGGATAGGTCTCAGTCCACCGAAGTGAGTGAACTGAAGGAACTGCTTAAGGTCCAGCAGGAGCAGCTGAAGTGTCAACAACAACAGCTACAGCAGCTCAACGAAGGCCTCACCCTCCTACAGAATTCAATGCCACGATCTCGATCCCCCCGCGATGGTCCGTTGATCTGTAGACGCTGCCAGCAACACGGACACTTTGCCAGAGACTGCACCGTTCCTCTTCCGTTTTCTCGCTTCCAGCCTTCTGGCCCTACACCTCCACCTGCAGCCCGGAACTCCAGCTCCACTCCGCATTCGGGAAACTAG
- the LOC134452902 gene encoding uncharacterized protein LOC134452902 isoform X1, with amino-acid sequence MEAELQELRNQLEQLRADNERLRQERIPASAGTVTQEAVTPSPSATGSASTSERLVFVPRDKKCPMFRGKTGIDLNEWIDEAQACMSVRRLARADQAFFLYDHLEGEAREELKYRPTDRADPDRIIAVLKEVYGCSDSYVALQEAFFSRKQQEGETLQEFSLALMSLMSKVKERAPSNMTNTETLLRDQFVEYVLDGALRRELKQKVRREPASTLLEVRTEAIRWEREGLPGGARGRSLSVPSAFGIQYGVHGNPPRGPDRSQSTEVSELKELLKVQQEQLKCQQQQLQQLNEGLTLLQNSMPRSRSPRDGPLICRRCQQHGHFARDCTVPLPFSRFQPSGPTPPPAARNSSSTPHSGN; translated from the coding sequence ATGGAAGCGGAATTACAGGAATTGAGAAATCAATTGGAGCAGTTGAGGGCGGATAATGAAAGACTCCGCCAAGAACGGATTCCTGCGAGTGCTGGTACAGTGACCCAAGAGGCAGTCACGCCATCGCCTTCTGCTACGGGCAGTGCATCGACATCAGAAAGGTTGGTTTTTGTTCCACGGGATAAAAAATGTCCAATGTTTAGGGGGAAAACTGGCATTGACTTGAACGAATGGATTGATGAGGCACAGGCCTGTATGAGCGTGAGACGTTTGGCTAGGGCCGACCAAGCCTTCTTTCTCTATGACCATCTAGAAGGGGAGGCCCGAGAGGAACTCAAATACCGTCCAACCGATCGTGCTGACCCAGACAGGATCATAGCAGTGTTGAAGGAAGTGTATGGTTGTTCAGACTCGTATGTGGCTTTGCAAGAGGCGTTCTTTTCTAGGAAGCAACAAGAAGGGGAGACTTTGCAGGAGTTTTCACTTGCCCTAATGAGCCTAATGTCGAAAGTGAAGGAACGGGCGCCTAGCAACATGACTAACACAGAAACACTATTGAGAGACCAGTTTGTAGAATATGTTCTCGATGGCGCTCTCCGGCGCGAACTGAAGCAGAAGGTGCGTCGGGAGCCTGCGTCTACCCTGTTGGAAGTGCGGACCGAAGCGATTCGTTGGGAACGGGAGGGTCTACCCGGTGGGGCACGGGGTCGTAGCCTGTCAGTCCCCTCTGCGTTTGGGATTCAGTATGGGGTCCATGGCAACCCTCCTCGCGGGCCGGATAGGTCTCAGTCCACCGAAGTGAGTGAACTGAAGGAACTGCTTAAGGTCCAGCAGGAGCAGCTGAAGTGTCAACAACAACAGCTACAGCAGCTCAACGAAGGCCTCACCCTCCTACAGAATTCAATGCCACGATCTCGATCCCCCCGCGATGGTCCGTTGATCTGTAGACGCTGCCAGCAACACGGACACTTTGCCAGAGACTGCACCGTTCCTCTTCCGTTTTCTCGCTTCCAGCCTTCTGGCCCTACACCTCCACCTGCAGCCCGGAACTCCAGCTCCACTCCGCATTCGGGAAACTAG